Proteins from one Paenibacillus amylolyticus genomic window:
- the queC gene encoding 7-cyano-7-deazaguanine synthase QueC — protein MNEEKAVVVFSGGQDSTTCLFWAKQQFAEVEVVTFDYGQRHKLEIECAAEIARDLGVQQTVLDMSLLNQLAPNALTRTDVEITHEEGELPSTFVDGRNLLFLSFAAIMAKQKGARHLVTGVCETDFSGYPDCRDSFVKSMNVTLNLSMDYPFVIHTPLMWLDKAQTWKMADDLGAFEYVRERTLTCYNGVIGDGCGECPACKLRKAGLDRYVAAAHCC, from the coding sequence TTGAACGAAGAAAAAGCAGTCGTTGTATTCAGCGGTGGTCAGGATAGTACCACGTGTCTGTTCTGGGCCAAACAGCAGTTTGCCGAAGTCGAGGTCGTTACGTTTGATTACGGTCAGCGCCACAAGCTGGAGATTGAATGTGCAGCCGAGATCGCTCGTGATCTGGGCGTACAGCAAACGGTACTGGATATGAGCCTGTTAAACCAGCTCGCCCCCAATGCGCTTACTCGTACGGATGTGGAGATTACACATGAAGAAGGCGAACTGCCAAGTACATTTGTGGATGGACGGAATCTGCTCTTCCTCAGTTTTGCAGCGATTATGGCAAAGCAAAAAGGAGCACGCCACCTGGTTACAGGTGTATGCGAGACGGATTTCAGCGGTTACCCGGATTGCCGGGATTCCTTTGTGAAGTCCATGAATGTGACGCTCAACCTGTCGATGGATTATCCATTTGTCATTCATACCCCACTCATGTGGCTGGACAAAGCGCAAACGTGGAAGATGGCTGATGATCTCGGTGCTTTTGAATATGTACGGGAGCGTACCCTGACCTGCTATAACGGCGTGATCGGCGATGGATGCGGAGAATGCCCTGCCTGCAAGCTGCGCAAAGCCGGACTGGATCGCTATGTCGCAGCAGCGCACTGCTGCTGA
- a CDS encoding FAD-dependent oxidoreductase has product MSITKEDGTTVQIAARSIIDATQDADIAAAAGVPYSIGRQDIGEGKSKMVSTLVFKLSGVTDEVWQKFREREGTGVDKMSAWGYADARQYESSNPQRIKIRSLNIGRQNDNTILINTMQIFGVDPLDPLSVKDGLEIGRNEAPRIVDFLKKNYDEFAGLEYAGTADELYVRESRHIYGEYRLTLADVMENRDHWDAIAYGSYDIDIQSTSVGNAGTIMLSPIQYGVPFRSLVPLKVDGLLVVGRAASYDTIPHGSARVVPVGMAEGEAAGAAVKLAYIHKESFRELSASEERASELRNMLEKQGMDLKVHHFEQPDYMEHKDYKGLLAAASMYMTSGNYNNDGWELDKEMNPERFLSKLKRMQAMFPNAYTGSADPYVIGMKNASTLPLTLDQAAYMICLVMGSSETETSPEQALAQLKKQNWISEDTLAGIADKNSLTNGDAFMLIRDVVEYYSGVVFD; this is encoded by the coding sequence ATGAGCATCACTAAAGAAGACGGAACAACGGTTCAGATTGCAGCCCGCTCCATCATTGATGCGACGCAAGATGCGGATATTGCAGCTGCTGCAGGAGTGCCTTATTCCATAGGCAGGCAAGATATTGGAGAGGGTAAATCCAAAATGGTCTCCACGCTTGTATTCAAGCTAAGTGGTGTTACAGATGAGGTATGGCAGAAATTTAGGGAAAGAGAAGGCACCGGGGTTGATAAGATGAGTGCTTGGGGGTACGCTGATGCTCGGCAATATGAATCTTCCAATCCACAGCGTATCAAGATCCGCAGTCTGAATATCGGAAGGCAAAATGATAATACAATCTTGATTAATACAATGCAGATCTTTGGAGTAGATCCGTTAGATCCCCTATCTGTGAAAGACGGTCTGGAAATCGGGCGTAACGAAGCGCCGAGAATTGTTGATTTTCTGAAGAAAAACTATGATGAATTCGCAGGGCTGGAATATGCGGGAACAGCGGATGAACTCTACGTGCGGGAGTCACGTCATATCTATGGCGAGTACCGTTTAACATTAGCGGATGTTATGGAAAATCGTGATCACTGGGATGCCATTGCATACGGTTCATATGATATCGATATTCAGAGTACAAGTGTTGGCAATGCCGGCACGATTATGCTGAGTCCAATTCAATATGGTGTACCTTTTCGTTCTCTTGTTCCGCTAAAGGTGGATGGTCTGCTTGTTGTTGGGCGTGCAGCAAGTTATGACACAATCCCACATGGTAGTGCGAGAGTTGTGCCGGTAGGAATGGCAGAGGGAGAAGCAGCAGGAGCAGCGGTCAAACTGGCCTACATCCATAAGGAATCCTTCCGGGAACTCTCTGCTTCTGAAGAGCGAGCATCTGAATTGCGCAACATGCTGGAGAAACAGGGTATGGATCTAAAAGTACATCATTTCGAACAACCTGATTATATGGAACATAAGGATTATAAGGGGTTGCTGGCTGCCGCGAGTATGTATATGACTTCAGGCAATTATAATAATGATGGTTGGGAACTGGATAAAGAGATGAATCCGGAACGATTTTTAAGTAAATTGAAGAGAATGCAAGCCATGTTCCCGAATGCCTACACGGGCAGTGCCGATCCGTACGTAATTGGTATGAAGAACGCCTCAACGCTACCTTTAACGTTGGACCAGGCCGCATATATGATATGTCTTGTAATGGGATCTTCAGAAACGGAGACATCACCTGAACAGGCACTCGCTCAATTGAAAAAACAAAACTGGATAAGTGAGGATACGCTTGCGGGCATCGCTGACAAAAACAGTCTTACGAATGGGGATGCCTTTATGCTGATTCGCGATGTAGTGGAATATTATTCGGGGGTTGTCTTCGACTAA
- a CDS encoding WYL domain-containing protein, with protein MTDRLIRLMRIITLVQAKPGILARELAQRCETTERTIYRDMEALSAMHIPIANMGHGQGYMFISHFAMYPLNWSDEEAQAFMHLAEVMENIRPLLRPAFESAYEKVVASSQKNKTERVEWSEQISGLFKVGLPVWQYENNDSQNQSLISLLQAGISQNTIEGEYLSQGKKGFVRIDPYCLIPREYRFELLGYCHLSEKLQIFQVSRLQRIRILPRMFRKEDYLIQSHFRIPWEYEGSTEWTAFKIRFAPHAVERVMQEQFYIRPILTIEPEGSLLFEAIFSDVEEFLVWISKYGPDAEILEPEICRIKMKERLGYWQQMYN; from the coding sequence ATGACAGACCGACTAATCCGATTAATGCGCATTATCACGTTGGTACAAGCCAAGCCAGGTATACTGGCACGTGAGCTTGCCCAGCGATGCGAGACGACGGAAAGGACGATATACCGCGACATGGAGGCCCTCAGTGCAATGCATATTCCGATCGCCAATATGGGACACGGACAAGGGTACATGTTTATCAGCCATTTTGCAATGTATCCGCTTAATTGGTCTGATGAGGAAGCCCAAGCTTTCATGCATCTTGCTGAAGTTATGGAAAATATTCGTCCTTTGCTGAGACCTGCTTTTGAGAGCGCCTATGAGAAAGTGGTTGCTTCGAGTCAGAAAAACAAAACAGAACGCGTGGAATGGTCTGAGCAAATTAGCGGATTATTCAAAGTGGGATTGCCTGTATGGCAATATGAAAACAACGATTCACAGAATCAATCCCTGATTAGCCTGCTTCAGGCTGGCATTTCACAGAACACCATTGAAGGGGAGTATCTGTCTCAAGGTAAAAAAGGGTTCGTACGGATAGACCCTTACTGTCTTATCCCTCGTGAATACAGATTTGAGCTGTTAGGGTATTGTCACCTGTCGGAGAAACTTCAAATATTTCAGGTGAGCCGGCTACAAAGGATACGCATATTGCCACGCATGTTTCGCAAAGAAGACTATCTGATCCAATCACACTTCCGCATTCCTTGGGAATACGAGGGAAGTACGGAGTGGACTGCGTTCAAAATCCGATTTGCACCCCATGCTGTTGAGCGTGTAATGCAGGAGCAATTCTATATACGCCCCATCTTAACTATAGAACCGGAAGGTAGCCTGTTATTTGAAGCCATATTTAGTGATGTTGAGGAGTTTCTCGTATGGATATCCAAATATGGACCTGATGCGGAAATCCTAGAACCTGAGATCTGCCGCATCAAGATGAAAGAACGTCTGGGCTACTGGCAACAAATGTACAATTGA
- the queE gene encoding 7-carboxy-7-deazaguanine synthase QueE, with protein MEIFGPTVQGEGMVIGQKTMFVRTAGCDYRCSWCDSAFTWDGSGKDQIQMITPEDVWEELRRVGGTRFSHVTISGGNPALLASLGGLVALLRENGIRTAVETQGSRWQPWLADIDEVTVSPKPPSSGMDTDWSVLDDLIGRLAAGPAERSHSLKIVIFDETDLDYARRVHARYPGTDLFLQTGNPDVTSADTPDLASSLLARYEWLIDQVSASDDLNNVRVLPQLHTLVWGNKRGV; from the coding sequence ATGGAGATTTTTGGTCCGACAGTTCAAGGCGAAGGCATGGTGATCGGGCAAAAAACGATGTTTGTTCGCACCGCGGGCTGCGATTATCGCTGCTCCTGGTGCGACTCGGCCTTTACCTGGGACGGCAGTGGCAAGGACCAGATTCAGATGATTACGCCGGAGGATGTATGGGAAGAATTGCGCCGCGTTGGCGGCACCCGTTTCTCCCATGTCACCATCTCTGGCGGCAATCCCGCCCTGCTCGCTTCGCTGGGCGGATTGGTTGCCCTGCTGCGGGAGAACGGCATTCGCACCGCGGTGGAGACGCAGGGCTCCCGCTGGCAGCCTTGGCTGGCGGACATTGACGAAGTTACAGTCTCGCCCAAGCCGCCCAGCTCCGGCATGGACACGGATTGGTCCGTGCTGGATGATCTGATCGGACGGCTGGCCGCTGGCCCGGCAGAACGAAGCCATAGTCTGAAGATCGTGATCTTCGATGAGACAGACCTGGACTATGCCCGCCGTGTGCATGCACGGTACCCGGGCACGGATTTATTTTTACAGACCGGGAACCCGGATGTGACTTCGGCTGATACACCAGATCTGGCGTCCTCGCTGCTTGCTCGTTATGAATGGCTAATCGACCAAGTCAGTGCCTCCGATGACCTGAACAATGTTCGTGTGCTCCCACAGCTTCATACGTTGGTATGGGGCAACAAACGCGGCGTTTGA
- a CDS encoding FAD-dependent oxidoreductase, translated as MISRKLKITAITASVLMVLMSAAYGAFYIWNKNYKFNNNYVWQPLENVESATTLKDSYDVIVAGTDPEGITAALSAARNGMRVLLVEARDRNMLGGLLTEGGLNTLDLNYSPEQPQFLSSLRQADFLNKGIFQEWFDQIEGSSFDTNTAANIFYRMVRSEPNIDLLMNAKALVPLLTNLREITRQLRG; from the coding sequence TTGATTAGTCGAAAATTGAAAATAACAGCAATTACAGCGAGTGTGCTTATGGTTTTAATGAGCGCTGCATATGGTGCATTTTATATTTGGAACAAGAACTATAAATTTAACAATAATTATGTATGGCAGCCTTTGGAGAACGTAGAATCTGCAACAACCCTGAAAGATTCCTATGACGTAATTGTAGCTGGAACGGATCCTGAGGGGATTACCGCTGCTTTATCAGCTGCTCGTAATGGAATGCGTGTATTGCTGGTGGAAGCAAGAGATCGCAACATGTTGGGCGGATTGTTGACCGAGGGAGGCCTTAATACGCTGGATCTGAATTATTCGCCTGAACAACCGCAGTTTTTGAGTAGTTTGCGGCAGGCAGACTTTTTGAACAAGGGCATTTTCCAAGAATGGTTTGACCAGATCGAGGGTAGTTCATTTGATACCAATACAGCAGCTAACATTTTCTATCGGATGGTTCGTTCTGAACCTAATATTGACCTGTTGATGAATGCGAAGGCATTAGTCCCCTTACTGACGAATCTACGGGAGATTACACGACAATTACGGGGATGA
- the queD gene encoding 6-carboxytetrahydropterin synthase QueD: MREPGTFRIVEHLQRIGEDILPTQLRYHRKRVLVSKEFTFDAAHHLHCYEGKCKNLHGHTYKVIFGISGYPGETGLTVDFGHIKDIWKTRIEGYLDHQYLNETLPLMNTTAENMVVWLFEQMEHALQTEPYAGLTDGGRTEFVRLFETPTSYAEARREWMIDE; encoded by the coding sequence ATGAGAGAACCTGGAACATTCCGTATTGTAGAGCATCTGCAACGTATCGGAGAAGATATTCTCCCCACCCAGCTGCGCTATCACCGCAAACGTGTGCTGGTCAGCAAGGAATTCACCTTTGACGCGGCACATCATCTGCATTGTTATGAAGGCAAGTGTAAGAACCTGCACGGTCACACATATAAAGTGATCTTTGGCATCAGCGGTTATCCGGGTGAAACCGGGCTGACGGTTGATTTTGGACATATCAAGGATATATGGAAAACTCGGATTGAAGGTTATCTGGATCATCAGTACCTCAACGAAACACTGCCTTTAATGAATACAACGGCTGAAAATATGGTCGTGTGGCTGTTCGAACAGATGGAACATGCGCTCCAGACGGAGCCTTATGCCGGGCTGACCGACGGTGGGCGGACAGAGTTTGTAAGGCTCTTCGAGACACCAACCAGTTACGCGGAAGCGAGACGGGAGTGGATGATCGATGAGTAG
- a CDS encoding 3'-5' exonuclease, translating to MPYIIYDLEFTVSRNTRYSSEIIDIGAVKVTESAEGLAVTDTFHTYVRPSNKSVLSTDTIQFTGITQKDIDAAPLFPEALNQFIAWMGSDPYYMCSWGPDDRSKLISHCRTHQLDVAWITNHNDLQQQWSRTMRKEGKFRQLGLAQALEICGIEFDGTQHRALDDAINTAKVFMHQFDQFTLENNCAADDEGITSKVVYSSSTEDEEKESPFGNLASLFKTKE from the coding sequence ATGCCATATATCATATATGATCTTGAATTCACGGTGAGCCGCAATACCCGCTACTCTTCCGAAATTATTGATATCGGTGCCGTCAAAGTTACAGAAAGTGCGGAAGGATTGGCTGTTACGGATACGTTCCATACGTATGTTCGTCCTTCCAACAAGTCCGTTCTGTCCACGGACACGATTCAGTTTACAGGCATCACACAGAAAGATATCGATGCAGCCCCGCTTTTTCCAGAAGCATTGAATCAGTTCATTGCCTGGATGGGAAGTGATCCCTACTACATGTGTTCCTGGGGACCCGATGATCGCAGCAAACTAATCTCTCATTGTCGCACCCATCAACTGGATGTGGCCTGGATTACCAATCATAACGATCTCCAGCAACAATGGTCGCGCACCATGCGCAAAGAAGGCAAGTTCCGCCAACTCGGTCTCGCTCAGGCTCTTGAAATCTGCGGAATCGAATTCGATGGTACTCAACACCGTGCTTTGGATGATGCCATCAATACAGCCAAGGTGTTTATGCATCAATTTGACCAATTCACGTTGGAAAACAACTGTGCAGCCGATGATGAGGGCATTACATCCAAGGTCGTATATTCCAGCTCCACAGAAGATGAAGAGAAAGAATCTCCTTTTGGCAATCTGGCAAGTCTGTTCAAAACCAAAGAGTAA